Proteins found in one Streptomyces sp. NBC_00461 genomic segment:
- a CDS encoding TauD/TfdA dioxygenase family protein, protein MTMERDTVTGVEQAAAIEVKPVAGHIGAEITGVDLASAPDDAVVAAIRAAVLRWKVVFFRGQRLDHAGHVAFARRFGKPVVLRKRGTASPPDVPEVETTADRLELGGRFGMEHDEWLQRRRHTLLRGWHCDHGARIDPPAATILRAETVPPYGGDTTWSNLAAAYAGLSAPVRAFVDGLRAEHRLGVGYQPRPGDDSYLRHLLDHQVASEHPLVRVHPETGERVLFVNGYYLEQITDVSRPESRAILDMLLEQAVRPEYTVRFRWEPGSVAFWDNRATIHLAPSDNTHLDVPRIMHRVMLTGDVPVGVDGRPSQPVTGMEPGRW, encoded by the coding sequence ATGACGATGGAGCGGGACACGGTGACGGGCGTCGAACAGGCCGCGGCGATCGAGGTGAAACCGGTCGCCGGGCACATCGGAGCCGAGATCACAGGGGTCGATCTCGCCTCCGCACCGGACGACGCCGTGGTCGCCGCGATCCGGGCGGCGGTGTTGCGCTGGAAGGTGGTGTTCTTCCGCGGGCAGCGACTCGACCACGCCGGGCACGTGGCATTCGCGCGCCGCTTCGGCAAGCCCGTCGTGCTGCGCAAACGGGGCACTGCCTCGCCGCCGGACGTCCCCGAGGTCGAGACGACCGCCGACCGCCTGGAGCTGGGCGGGAGATTCGGCATGGAGCACGACGAGTGGCTGCAGCGCCGACGGCACACGCTGCTGCGCGGCTGGCACTGCGACCACGGTGCGCGCATCGACCCGCCGGCCGCGACGATCCTGCGCGCCGAGACCGTACCGCCCTACGGCGGTGACACGACATGGTCGAACCTGGCGGCCGCCTACGCCGGACTCTCCGCTCCCGTGCGGGCGTTCGTCGACGGGCTCCGCGCAGAGCACCGCCTGGGCGTCGGCTACCAGCCGCGCCCAGGCGACGACAGCTACCTGCGCCACCTGCTGGACCATCAGGTCGCCTCCGAGCACCCGCTGGTGCGCGTGCACCCCGAGACGGGCGAGCGGGTGCTGTTCGTCAACGGCTACTACCTCGAGCAGATCACCGACGTCTCCCGCCCGGAGAGCCGGGCGATCCTCGACATGCTGCTGGAGCAGGCGGTCCGGCCCGAGTACACGGTGCGGTTCCGCTGGGAGCCGGGCAGCGTGGCCTTCTGGGACAACCGGGCCACCATCCACCTCGCCCCCAGCGACAACACCCACCTCGACGTCCCGCGGATCATGCACCGGGTGATGCTGACGGGCGACGTACCCGTAGGCGTGGACGGTAGACCGTCGCAGCCGGTCACCGGAATGGAGCCGGGCCGCTGGTGA